A genome region from Mycobacterium sp. 3519A includes the following:
- a CDS encoding SDR family NAD(P)-dependent oxidoreductase yields MRVIVTGGNSGVGQATAAALAAEGHSVVLACRNLAKADQAAAAMSGDVSAAELDLADLASVRAFAESVKTVDVLVNNAGVMNLPLTRTADGFEAHMGTNHLGHFALTCLLADKITDRVISVASAMYHFARIHFDDLNWQRRRYARTAAYAESKLANLLFVHELAARGVRAYASDPGMTDSGITRRAAEGLPVGERNLVWRMLHTPAQGARATLEAVRTDLPSGTYFAPRFNQWGKPRVTGLRKKARDPVAARRLWELSAELTNCDWPG; encoded by the coding sequence ATGCGTGTCATCGTCACCGGCGGCAACAGCGGCGTCGGACAAGCCACGGCCGCGGCCCTTGCCGCCGAGGGCCACAGTGTTGTTCTTGCCTGCCGCAACCTCGCCAAGGCCGACCAAGCCGCCGCCGCGATGTCCGGCGACGTGTCGGCCGCCGAGCTCGACCTCGCCGACCTTGCCAGTGTGCGAGCGTTCGCCGAATCGGTGAAAACCGTTGACGTGCTTGTCAACAACGCCGGTGTGATGAACCTGCCGCTGACACGGACCGCGGACGGCTTCGAGGCGCACATGGGCACGAACCATCTCGGCCACTTCGCGTTGACATGTCTGCTCGCCGACAAGATCACCGACCGGGTCATCTCGGTGGCCAGCGCGATGTATCACTTCGCGCGTATTCATTTCGACGACCTGAACTGGCAGCGCAGGAGGTACGCGCGCACCGCGGCGTATGCAGAGTCGAAGCTCGCCAATCTGCTGTTCGTGCACGAACTGGCCGCACGCGGCGTGCGCGCCTACGCCTCGGATCCCGGGATGACCGACAGCGGCATCACCAGGCGCGCCGCAGAGGGGTTGCCGGTGGGTGAGCGAAATCTGGTGTGGCGCATGCTGCATACGCCGGCTCAGGGTGCGCGCGCCACGCTCGAGGCGGTGCGCACCGATCTGCCGAGCGGTACGTATTTCGCGCCGCGGTTCAACCAGTGGGGCAAGCCGCGGGTCACCGGGTTACGAAAGAAGGCCCGCGATCCGGTGGCGGCCCGCCGGTTGTGGGAGCTGTCCGCGGAGTTGACGAACTGCGACTGGCCGGGCTGA
- a CDS encoding phosphotransferase codes for MHTTDIIERPADLTAEWLSAALGAPVRDFTFDRIGTGQMSECYRVELGYADGQDGPASVVLKVAATDPVSRQTGLALGLYEREVRFYTDIAPGIDGPIAPCHHAGIDTETGAFHLLLGDAGPAVVGDEIRGATAQQAMLALSELGRVHAPLLGDTAMANAEWLNRESPMNQALIGQLYAGFVDRYRDRIAPEHQQVCERLVASFDAYVASESAAQRPHGLVHGDYRLDNMLFGEAGADRPLTVVDWQTVTWGPALTDVAYFLGCALPDDVRRAHYEALLRAYHDALGENPALTLDEVRDGVRRQSFFGVMMAIVSSMLVERTDRGDEMFMVMLQRHCQHVLDTDALAVLPEPVAPEPLTPAADDEGPHEATDEPLWNESWYFDFADQDQGLGGWIRLGLYPNQRTAWVNALLCGPDSATVAINDFEAALPDDPAAVRTDRLELTLAATEPLQTYRVTVRGQGQRYDDPAALLRGEPGTPIEVAMDLVWSTAGVPYLYRVTPRYEIPCTVSGTVTVGDRDVMVRDVAGQRDHSWGVRDWWAMDWVWSALHLDDGAHLHGVDIRIPGAPAFSVGYVQPTDRPLVEVQATATREAFADNGLPTATTITYGDVTATIDIRGHAPVLLTAPDGRISHFPRAWATITTDDGRTGVGWVEWNRNQR; via the coding sequence GTGCACACCACTGACATCATCGAGCGGCCCGCCGATCTGACGGCCGAGTGGCTCTCCGCGGCGCTCGGTGCTCCGGTGCGCGACTTCACGTTCGACCGCATCGGCACCGGCCAGATGAGCGAGTGCTACCGCGTCGAACTCGGCTACGCCGACGGTCAGGACGGCCCGGCTTCGGTGGTGCTCAAGGTCGCGGCGACCGACCCGGTGAGCAGGCAGACCGGTCTGGCGTTGGGCCTCTACGAACGGGAAGTGCGGTTCTACACCGATATCGCACCCGGCATCGACGGGCCCATCGCCCCGTGTCACCACGCCGGGATCGACACCGAGACCGGGGCTTTCCACTTGCTGCTCGGCGACGCCGGACCCGCGGTGGTGGGCGACGAGATCCGCGGCGCGACAGCGCAACAGGCGATGCTCGCGCTCTCAGAGCTGGGCCGGGTGCATGCGCCGCTGCTGGGCGACACCGCGATGGCCAACGCCGAGTGGCTCAACCGTGAGTCGCCGATGAACCAGGCGTTGATCGGCCAACTGTACGCCGGGTTCGTCGACCGGTACCGCGACCGCATCGCGCCCGAACACCAGCAGGTGTGCGAGCGGCTGGTCGCGAGCTTCGATGCCTATGTGGCAAGCGAATCCGCCGCACAGCGGCCACACGGACTGGTGCACGGCGACTATCGGCTGGACAACATGCTGTTCGGTGAGGCAGGCGCCGACCGGCCGCTGACCGTGGTGGACTGGCAGACGGTCACCTGGGGCCCCGCGTTGACCGATGTCGCGTACTTCCTCGGCTGCGCACTGCCCGACGACGTCCGCCGTGCGCACTATGAAGCGCTGCTGCGGGCCTACCATGACGCGCTCGGCGAGAATCCCGCGCTGACGCTCGACGAGGTGCGCGACGGCGTGCGCCGGCAGAGCTTCTTCGGGGTGATGATGGCGATCGTCTCGTCGATGCTGGTCGAGCGGACCGATCGCGGTGACGAGATGTTCATGGTGATGCTGCAGCGGCACTGCCAGCATGTGCTCGACACCGATGCGCTGGCCGTCCTACCGGAACCCGTTGCGCCAGAACCGCTTACTCCGGCTGCTGACGACGAGGGTCCACATGAGGCGACCGATGAGCCGCTGTGGAATGAGAGCTGGTACTTCGACTTCGCCGACCAGGACCAGGGCCTTGGCGGCTGGATCCGGTTGGGGCTGTATCCCAATCAGCGCACCGCATGGGTGAACGCGCTGCTATGCGGACCCGACTCGGCCACCGTGGCGATCAACGACTTCGAGGCCGCGCTGCCCGACGACCCCGCCGCGGTGCGCACCGACCGACTCGAACTCACCCTCGCCGCAACCGAACCGCTGCAGACATACCGGGTGACGGTGCGGGGGCAGGGACAGCGCTACGACGATCCGGCGGCGCTGCTGCGCGGTGAGCCGGGCACACCGATCGAGGTCGCGATGGACCTGGTGTGGTCGACCGCCGGAGTGCCCTACCTGTATCGCGTCACCCCGCGCTACGAGATCCCGTGCACGGTGTCCGGCACCGTCACCGTCGGCGACCGCGATGTGATGGTGCGCGACGTCGCGGGCCAGCGTGACCACTCGTGGGGCGTGCGGGACTGGTGGGCGATGGACTGGGTGTGGAGCGCGCTGCACCTCGACGACGGCGCCCATCTGCACGGCGTCGACATCCGCATCCCCGGCGCCCCGGCCTTCAGCGTCGGATATGTGCAGCCGACCGATCGCCCGCTGGTGGAGGTGCAGGCCACCGCGACACGGGAAGCGTTCGCGGACAACGGCCTACCGACAGCGACGACCATCACCTACGGCGACGTCACCGCGACCATCGACATCCGCGGGCACGCTCCGGTGCTGCTGACCGCGCCCGACGGCCGCATCAGCCACTTCCCGCGGGCATGGGCGACGATCACCACCGACGACGGCCGCACCGGAGTCGGCTGGGTTGAGTGGAACCGCAACCAGCGCTGA
- a CDS encoding primary-amine oxidase: MAHPLDPLTGDEFRTVASILDREHGVGTGWRFASIELAEPSKAELRAFDDGGAPPPRRAIAVCLQRSTNATYKSVVSLTDDRAESFEHIPGVQANFTVDEFVECDQLLRTHPDVIAALANRGITDMDLVFFDTWTYGDAVLPEEYRNRRLGWSDSWLKAGPGANPYANLVSGLHCVIDLNAMELLRVEDDGGVETPDVMGEYVPSRIPEAIRAESRREPLKPLHVTQPEGPSFTLDGNLLQWQNWSLRIGFNYREGLILHTVRYRDADRNRSVAHRLSFAEMIVPYRDPSVDHYRRTAFDIGEWGLGYMTTSLELGCDCLGEIRYVDAVLHNSKGEPYTIANAICIHEEDDAVLWKHVDHDVGAEVRRSRRLTISFHVTVANYEYLVYWRLYQDGNIECEVRATGIMVTTPLAAGQPHPNGTLVDERTYAPFHQHFLVARLDMDVDGSDNTVYMTESHPEPVGPDNPHGLSLVVRNVPLRSESQAKQDVNFATQRSWKVVNTNVVNGLGTHPSYKLVPTGAIPPMFDPESPVIERAGVIGHTLWVTPNRPDERWPAGEFVNQSAHDTGLGRWTRANRSIDNTDVVLWYVFGIHHITRPEDWPVMPVDVVSFWLKPFGFFDRNPSLDVEGAHTQATSAHH, from the coding sequence GTGGCTCACCCACTGGACCCGCTGACGGGGGATGAGTTCAGGACGGTCGCATCGATCCTGGACCGTGAACACGGGGTTGGGACCGGTTGGCGGTTCGCCTCGATCGAACTCGCGGAGCCGAGCAAGGCGGAACTGCGCGCGTTCGACGACGGGGGAGCGCCGCCGCCGCGGCGAGCGATCGCGGTGTGCCTGCAGCGGTCCACCAACGCCACCTACAAGAGCGTGGTGTCGTTGACCGATGACCGGGCCGAGTCTTTCGAGCACATCCCGGGTGTGCAGGCCAACTTCACCGTCGACGAATTCGTCGAATGCGACCAGTTGCTGCGCACCCATCCCGACGTGATCGCGGCGCTGGCCAACCGCGGCATCACGGACATGGATCTGGTGTTCTTCGACACCTGGACCTACGGCGACGCGGTGCTGCCCGAGGAGTACCGCAACCGGCGACTCGGCTGGTCGGACAGCTGGCTCAAGGCCGGGCCGGGGGCGAACCCGTACGCGAATCTGGTCAGCGGTCTGCATTGTGTGATCGACCTCAACGCAATGGAACTGCTGCGCGTCGAGGACGACGGTGGCGTCGAGACACCTGACGTGATGGGCGAATACGTGCCCAGCCGCATCCCCGAGGCCATCCGCGCCGAATCGCGGCGCGAACCGCTCAAGCCGCTGCACGTCACCCAACCCGAAGGCCCGTCGTTCACGCTGGACGGAAACCTGCTGCAATGGCAGAACTGGTCGCTGCGCATCGGCTTCAACTACCGCGAGGGCTTGATCCTGCACACCGTGCGCTACCGCGACGCAGACCGGAATCGGTCAGTGGCACACCGATTGTCGTTCGCCGAGATGATCGTCCCGTATCGCGATCCCTCGGTGGACCACTATCGGCGCACCGCATTCGACATCGGGGAGTGGGGACTCGGCTACATGACCACCTCGCTGGAATTGGGCTGCGACTGCCTCGGCGAGATCCGGTATGTGGACGCCGTTCTGCACAACAGCAAGGGTGAGCCGTACACCATCGCCAACGCTATCTGCATCCATGAGGAAGACGACGCGGTGCTGTGGAAGCACGTCGACCACGACGTCGGCGCCGAGGTGCGCAGGTCGCGGCGACTGACCATCTCGTTTCACGTCACGGTGGCGAACTACGAATACCTGGTGTATTGGCGGCTGTATCAGGACGGCAACATCGAATGCGAGGTTCGGGCCACCGGGATCATGGTCACCACGCCGCTGGCCGCCGGCCAACCGCACCCGAACGGCACGCTCGTCGACGAGCGCACGTATGCGCCTTTCCACCAACACTTTCTGGTGGCACGGCTGGACATGGACGTCGACGGCAGCGACAACACCGTGTACATGACCGAGTCGCACCCGGAGCCGGTCGGTCCGGACAACCCGCACGGGCTCTCACTGGTGGTGCGTAACGTGCCGTTGCGCAGCGAGAGCCAGGCCAAACAGGACGTCAACTTCGCAACTCAACGCAGCTGGAAGGTGGTCAACACCAACGTGGTCAACGGCCTTGGCACGCATCCGTCGTACAAGCTTGTGCCGACCGGGGCGATTCCGCCGATGTTCGATCCGGAATCTCCGGTGATCGAACGCGCCGGAGTGATCGGGCACACCCTGTGGGTGACACCGAACCGGCCCGACGAGCGTTGGCCGGCAGGCGAATTCGTCAACCAATCGGCACACGACACCGGGCTGGGCCGGTGGACCCGGGCCAACAGGTCCATCGACAACACCGATGTCGTGCTGTGGTACGTGTTCGGCATTCACCACATCACCCGACCGGAAGACTGGCCGGTGATGCCCGTCGACGTGGTGTCGTTCTGGCTCAAGCCGTTCGGCTTCTTCGACCGCAACCCGTCGCTCGACGTCGAGGGCGCACACACCCAGGCCACCAGTGCACACCACTGA